In Camelina sativa cultivar DH55 chromosome 17, Cs, whole genome shotgun sequence, the genomic stretch ttcataccCTTTGCTATATTCTTATTGGTCAGAAGTAATATTTCTATTATTGATGGCTTGGGAGTTATTTGAAGAAACTTTTAATAGTTAACAACATCCAGAAAAATTAACTGGACTAATAGTGATGGTTATGAATATTTATGAAGCATGATATACACGGTCATAGATACATACAAACCCTGTATAGTAGTAGTCTAAACTAAAGTCACAACAGTGATTTTTATACTACTATACAAATCTTGACTGATTTAAGTTCAGCTGGTTTGCTGCGGCCGGCTTGATTGCCTTGTCCAAGTTGTGAGAGACTGCTTTGGTTAAGTTAGGGTCCTCAAAACCAAGCTCTGCTCCAAATCTTTTGCAGCCATAAAATAGGAACCAAATAAATAACATGTCAGTTCAGATTCACTTCACACTCTTTAGATTAGTTTTTGGCTTAAATTTTGTCTGACTTACTTTGGATCCAAGACCAGTTTCTGAACCTCTTTGATGGCTGAGCTAGCTGCATATAGCGATATCTTTCCAATCTGATATTAAAAACCCAAACCAATTTCCAAGGTTTTCAGAACTCAAGGCACTAAGATGGTAAATGGtttgttttaaagaaacttGGAATAAAAGATTTTTACCTCTAAAAACTGAAGTTTAGCCTCGTGGTCGTTCGGTAAACACCTGATTTCTTCAGCTAGTCTTGCTGACTCTCCAACGCTTTCAGGGCACAAGAAGTCGAGTGCCACCTGAACATTTGACTGATTGTACACATGTGAACAATATATAGTAAGAGCAATGGACTAGAAAACTCGGTGGGTTTTATGTCTcgtagaaaaataattttacctgAAGATTCCTCATTTGAAAGGGACATCCAGCCGGAATGAAGATAGCCTCACCACGATGTTGCTCAAACGTCCATGGCTCAACTCCTGAAACAATAGTAAGAGTCATCCCTCAGGCTTCCATGCAATAAGCGTTTGGATTTAAAAAGGGTTTATTTTTTCCTACCAAACTCGTCTTTTAGTTGTCTCTTGTGTTGTTCATTTAAGAACGATCCTTCATACAACGGGCGTGACACCTGAAACCAGCATAAACAAACTAGAAAACTCAATCATTcgacataaataaatatgactTTCACATTTAATATAGTTGATTTCACAGATAAGACTCACAAAATCAGTCTGAACATTATCAGGCTTCTGTAATGTTCTCTGCAAATACTCGGCCAGCTTTGGGACGTCTTGGCGTCGAAAGACATCCCACTGGGCTCCTCCTGCACATGAAGACGTGCAAGGAGAGTCCATGTTGTTATCGAGATCCATTTTGTCCTCTGGATTCACAGTCAAGATCATCTCAGATTCATTCTTCTCAGTATTCACTCTACGAAGTGATAGATCATGTAACTCTCCGTCCCTTAATTTTTCCTCAGGGATAAGAGGTGACTCATTTTCGTCCATCTTCTGGTTGGATTCTCCTGGATCGGGATttgtctctctcactctttcgACTGTTGTTCCTTCTGATGTGTGCACCAAAAGGTATACCTGATTAGAAGAATAATATTAGTTGACCTAACATAACCAGTTTCCCATATCAACCAAAATAAGACAAATGAGATAAATTGTTAACCAAGAGCTGAGCAATGTACCATGTCATGCATGCTGTAGTGAAAATTACTAGTCAATGAATCACCAGCATCAATTTCTCGGTATGTCCCACAAGACACATAAATCTTTGGACCAGCATCGTTTTGGAGCGAGTAATGAGGCAACTTGGCTGCCACGTTCAGAAGGCCTAACCGGGGATGTATGTACTCGAGAAATGGAAATCTTCTGATAAACTCTGGTCTTTGGTAGAAAATAAACTCCTCCGAAGCACTTGGGCTCGGCCAGTCCTTTAACTTCCACAATAGGGGAAGACCTGTCTCTTGGTTTTTTCCATCTCTATATGCTTTTGTAAACTCTCCAAGTCTTACATCAACCTGTGAACATGAACACTAATGAATCTCTGACGCAacaatataaagatatgatcATATGAAGAACAAAGAAATTTACCTCTGACCCATCCAAGCAATTTATGGCCTTCAAGAATGGATCATGTTCTCTCAATTTCTCCTCGGAAATCTCGTCTATATCCCTCCAAATAGTCTCAGGATCCCACCTAGAGCAAGATGAGTCATCAAGTACCTTTCTAACAGTAACAAGCCGACCATCTGCCCATTGTTGCTCAAAATTAGCTACTCCATCAGATTTGATCGTTTCAAGCGACGGGCTGTACACGTAATTGTCAtcgctctcttctctctcagcAAATTTTCGGAATCTGGAGTCACACAATTCAAGGTTCCGAAGATCAGACACTTTGCAGCAGTTAACAATCTCCTCAGCATTTTTCACAAGCTTTGCAACCCAATTCATCTTGAAAATGCGAGCGAGGTTCAAAGAATGGGAACCGCAGCCTCCATACTCCTTAGGGGGGCAGGGGATGCTCCCATCACCATTGGCTTCCCACTCAGGAAACTTGTCTGAAAAGTTTAGCTTTAGTTTAGGAACTCTTGTTATCTCTCCTATGATTTGATTAGTTCCACTGATCTCAACTGAAGACTCTTCCCGTAGATCTTGACAGCATCTCAGGCACAGGTCATATGAGCAGTTCGAACAATGACGATAGTAGTCAACCACTGGTATCCGACACACATTGCTGCGAGAAACAACACATCAATAAGAACATGTATTATAATAACAAGTGCCAACAAGTGATAGTTCTAGTATTAAGTTGTTTAAGATAGAATATTTTAGTCAAGTAAGAAGAAGGGCATGTAAGCCAGATCATAAGTACCAGCACATTTGCTCATCTGCTTTCAATCTTGCCCTGACAAGATCAATCTCAGCTCCTATAGAATAGAACAAACCAATGTTAACCGCAAAAGATGTTAGTAGTAAATATAATTCATTAACTGTCACTGTAAATAAAAACCCGTCTCACCACGAAGCCTCTTCTCTAGTTCTACTTCTGCACATTGTTCAAGATGGATCTGCTTTATCACTGGAAGGACAGCTGATAATAGACGATAAAGATACTGCAACTTCTCCAAAACAGGTATCTCCCGGATCTGTACCTGCAATATTTCATAGAGAGCCATGTCATGGTCCTAACTTATAAACCCCAAAAGAGGTAGCAATGTTTTTTGAATCTACGGATATAGATTACAAGATCACACCTTTATCGTATTATCAGAACGCAGACAAGGTTTGCAATCACACAAACCACGACACGCAGGGCAAACTTTCGCAACTTCTTCAAGTGATATCTCCGAGTACCTTAAAATGCATGAGACATCCATCAGTAACTTAATTCTTTCTACCAGAGGTTCACAAAATTCTGATATAAACATAACTAAAGAAGAGCAAACCCACCTTGTCGATATACAAGTTTCGCAGAAGGCTCTTTGATTGCATTTGAGGCAAGAAACGATTCTATCTCTGTCTTTTCTCTGGCACTGATGGCAGATTTCCCCCATAGACTCTGTAGACGCATCTGTGCTTGCAGCTGAGTATTCCTGCAACACATTAAAACAGTTACTTTATAAGTAAAATGCTTTCtccaaaacaaacacatatgtGAGTGCGTACAAGTTCTCTGTCTAACCAATGAGAAACCTACCATTGGACTCATGCTTTGGTGTGACCTGTTGCGTGACGGATCCATAATAGCAACAGAAGGTGGTACCCTATAAGATCTGTAGCTCTCTTCaaacattgcatcatctctaGCCAACAACTCATTGTTCAAATCAACAGCAACACGTGGAGAAAAACTCCTCATCATTGGTGTCTCGGGAGAGTAATGATGCATCAGGGTTGTTTTATGTCTCTTATGTAATCTACCACCATGATCCTTGGAAGCAGAGGCGTGACCGTTGTTGTTATAGTGATCAATGCTGGTTAGAGGTAACTCGAAATCATCAATCTTTCCTTCAGAATATGTATCTGTTTCGCCTAAAGATGATCTCCTTTTAGCTTTCTTCTGGTTAGCACGAATAGCAGAATTAGCAGCGCGCTTCTTAGCCTGGATGTAGTGCTTCTCACAAACAGTCTTATCAGGCATGGACTTTGCAGTGCATCTCCACTGTTTACCATCTGATCTCTTGCACCGTAGATCATCTGGAATCCCAAGGATACCCTCTCCATTGCCATTGCCATTGGATCGAATCTGCTCATTAGCACTCATTGTAGTCACTGAATCGCAAATTTCATCAAAACTAACCTGCATTGttaaaaatcagaaattgaGCATTCACATAAGGGGGAAAAAGCAACTAAATTTGCAATCCCTAAATCCAATTCTGTAGGAAAATTCGTAAAAATCCCCCAATTCAAGAAACACATTCAATCTAACCAAAAGctaaagaaaagaataagataGGGAGACAGAACGACGGAACAAAGAACACACATGATCACTGAACCTAAGAGCTCAACAGACGATGATACATACTAGAAATAAGAGTGCGTTGCGTACAAATTCAaagcgagaagaagaagaagagaactccAAAATCGCTAACAGCGGAACAATTGAAATCTCGTTTGGAAGAAGAGGGTTTAAGATTGGGAATTCGAAAGGCTCaacatatgtatatatcgatgtgtgtatatatatatatataattgttcaTACATACATACAAACTTAGAGTGAAAGAAGGAAAAGCCCAAAcctgaaattagggttttgctcgAGAGAAATTGCAGAGGTGAGATAGATGGGGAGAGAGACCTATCATGTTCAGGGACACTTGTGTCTccgtttatttatttttttgccttctgctggtttttttttttctttttcttttttttcgttttgccCTTTTGCTCTTTAggtttttccttttctcctcCTCTGTAGATCGTATTCAGACAGAACATGGGTTCTTCTTCACTTCACTTagcttgttatttttttcatttttttttttttttcattgtggTGTTTATTATTGGATTCAAAGTGGATCCCATTTTGTACAGTCATAAGATGAATAGTACAGTGATaccccacaaaaaaaatatggatataaaccaaaacaaaaatgaaggaaaaaaatggattccaaatttaaattaaaatattttgagtactgtttaagattattattataataataactagattaggactcgcgtataataataactagattaggacttCCGGTACACCGtggaacaaaattatttataactaaaatatttaaattataagttgtatttgttggttaaatatgttataattatataatgattgttaaataaactatataataccacaatataattttttttttacataatatttatttaatcaatttaattagatatgtctattttgTGATActgatagtgttaacaaaataatgaaaatgatgttttacccgtgtaacaccgaattaatgatatttattaatttatacaaatCTCGATAAAACCCATCCCGATATATAACCatgtcccgagatattttaactcacactatatcatcttaatttttaatatttattatgtatctacggtataatatttatcatatttaactttttaaaagttttaaatattttttatatttaaccttttaaaaatctttaaaataaagaaccggaataaaccaaaataaaagtttttaaagtttgaatgcctgataaatcaagctttctacttATTTGTattcataattattttggtctcttttatattaattatgacTATAaaccattgcccaatttttttagatgatgtgagatattgtacccgtattttttattcatctattgggTAATATATAaccgttttaaaaattttgtattacatcatattcaggaaaaaatcacaatttttattaactaactatattataaaataagttaagataatttaaatataaattcaaataaaaatgaaagtgaatcatatatttatgtttgaatgagggagaaagatttccttatttttttaaatcttacccataattaattttgaagttttggtaactaatattaaagtcaatgcattagatataaaaactttccaaaaagtatttttgagcaaaaactgttgcaaaaatactagtatagataataATAACCTTACCTATTGATGAAACATAGCGATAAAGGCATGGATGAGTCTGTTTTACAGTTTTTGAAACTGAACCCACTTTATTTGTATATTGTATCGCACTTATTCGGAATTTGGATTTCGGATATAGTTCAATTAGAAAGAGTTTGTTCTAAGGTACATTACTACAAGCATGTTGTTTCATATAGTTGCTAATGATAACAACAATTACTATTAGCTTATTCATATTGTTATTGTTAACGGTGTCAAATATCTTTAGTTTAgccattaaattttttattgatCATCTTTTTACTTCAAAACGAACAATATTAAATGATTTGTTGTTCGATATCATTATTGCTATTTGCTGCTAGTAATTAAAAACTGTATATGATTGATAATTTTTGAGAAAGAtgctacttttatttttgttatgacGTAAAGACATAATAAGATGCAAACTTTTACAATTCTTTCAAAACTGGGAGGTGTTTTGTGTTTATCATCTTCCTAGATGTTGCAGATTGACGACGTACCTACGTATTTTGTATGTTAATCTAAATCTGGACGACTCTAGCAGCATATGAAATATGATCGTATGATATATGATTGTTGGATCTTTAATTATCACTCAATAATTTTTTGCTTAcacaaattctaaattttgagtTGATAATGACTGATGAGTTTCTAGACTTTCACGTAGTTGGGTGATCATGACAtgtattattaagaaaaatcaGCTAACTTTTTCtgtaatttgtttatatatcaaaatttgtgAATTTGGGTTTTCACTTAATGGACTGACGTGTGATTTTGGGTTTTCACTTAAAATGTCCCGTGAAGGAGAATAAAGTTGCAAAGAATATGGATAGTGCGTCAGGGCCACGCGAGGTGAGGCTATCgttgaattaaaaaaagttgattcAATCGAGAAAAGAAAACTGAGAGAACCAATCCCCTTCGAGAGTAAGCAAATATAGTAAACTAGTTATGGGTTATTATTCTACGCGTATTGCTCTTCTTGACTGACTATTGAAGAAGATACCAAGAATCAAGAAAGATGCTTGagattattttttctcttcaaaatattccttttaattttctcttcGTTTATTTCCACTTTATATGCTTGATCAACATAAGAATTTTATTGAAGAAGAGATAATTCATGCATGTTTCCAAGTTTTTGAGTTAGTACATTTAATCAACTTACCTGTTAGTCAGTTACCGTCATTAGTAACATACCACCGATTAGTTGTTTCGTTCAAACTCTAATTCAATGTAAAGTTATCATCACTGATTTTAACCagtaataaaataacattagtACTAGAATTACAAGATAATTCGTTTTGCTATGCTTGTAATTATTTACTTaataccatctttttttttttttgctatactTAAAAAGTGAAATTGACGTACCTGCTTGCCTTGTTGAATATCAACATCAAACAATATAGCAAGTCTAACTCCCCGAGTGTGCCATGCCTAATGCcttgtttagttttttctttacgTACCTGCTTACGTTGTCAATGGGGGCACAACGGTGGGTTGATCGTGGTTTATACGTACCCCGGTACCCGGGgaattattgttttattcaaTGCAAATAAGTCTAAGCCAAAActtaaaaatccaaatttagaTACTGAATATAACAAACTGTGTATTAATCAACTATCAACAAATATCATGCACGAGcgtgtagaaaaaaaataatggtatcatcgtttttttttgtgtgtgtgtcacGGGCTTCATCACTTGAATTTCAGAAACTAATAAATTTTCCTTTTACCATTTTTGAGTCTTGAAAACGTTTATATTGCCATTATCACTGAACCTTTAGACTGCCATTTATCACCAAAACGCTTAGATATATCTtggtttatcattttttttgttcttagaGTCAAactataatttgttaaaaatagcAAGATATTTAAACTTCAGATAAGAAGAAACTATAATAtcaggaagaaaagaaaaaaaaaaaaagctaaattatttttaaaaaccgCGTCCttcacaaaaatgaaaaaaaaaactctcgtGCGTGTCTGTCCcgtgtgtaaaaaaaaaaaaaaatcgtcttTATTTCTTAAACCGACTTTAACATAAATGCATAAATACACCCCTTTAGCCCTCTCACTATTATTTTcctcatcataaaaaaaaaaaaactcctgaAATATCTGAATTAAATcgatttttcgaaaaaaaagttcaattcTTGTTTCAATTCGTTCATCTCAATTCGGAGCAAATCATGGAGTGTAGGTCGTTAGATCTGACGATAATATCCGCCGAGGATCTAAAAGACATTCAATTGATCGGTAAACAAGACCTCTACGCCGTCGTTTCAATCAACCGCGACGCAAGAACCAAGCAGAAGACAAAAGTTGACAAAGATTGCGGCACCAAACCTAAATGGAAACATCAGATGAAGCTCACCGTCGACGACGCTGCCGCTCGTGAGAATCGCCTCACTCTTGTCTTCGAGATCGTCGCCGATCGTCCCATCGCCGGTGATAAACCTGTAGGTGAGGTCAGCGTTCCGGTGAAGGAGCTTTTGGATCAGCAGAACAAAGGCGACGAGGAGAAGACTGTTACGTACGCCGTTAGGTTGCCTAACGGTAAGACTAAAGGATCTCTTAAATTATCCTTCAAGTTTGGTGAGAAATACACTTTTGGATCTTCGAGTGCTCCTCCTCACGCTCCTGTTCCATCGGGTCTTGATCACAAGACTATGGATCAACCCGTTACCGCTTACCCGCCTGGATCTGGTGCTCCGGTTGCTTACCCTCCTCCACCCGCGGGTTCTTCTTCAGGAGGATATCCACCACCGGGTCATGACGATAAGCACGGTGGTGTTTACGGATATCCACAACAAGCTGGGTATCCGCCAGCAGCTGGACCCGGTGGTTATCCGCCACCTGGTGCTTACCCGCAGCAAGGAGGTTACCCGGGTTATCCACCACCGCAACAAGGTGGATATCCGGGATATCCGCCACAGGGTCCATATGGTTACCCGCAACAGCAAGGGTATCCGCCTCAGGGTCCATATGGGTACCCGCAACAACAGGCTTATGGTAAACCGCAGAAACCGAAGAAGAGTGGGGCTGGAATGGGTCTAGGTCTTGGGCTTGGAGCTGGTTTGTTGGGTGGGTTGCTTGTTGGTGAAGCTGTTTCGGACATTGCTGATATGGGTGATATGGGTGACATGGGTGGTGATTTCGACTTCTGATtgctttatgtttttaatttcttaggTTAATAACTACTACTACTGCTCTTCTATGTTTTTCGTTTGATGAATCATGTGAAGAACCTGAGAGATAGATCAAGTTTTTTATCCTGTGTTGTATTAtgtgtttggtttctttgttttcttctaatgaATGTATTGAACATTATGCTTTTTCTTCCAATCACTAGCTGTTACTGTTAGAATGCTATGAAATGAAACAGAGTAGAAGTAGTTTGCAGGAATGACAAAAAGGAACATTCTCCTTATGAAATATTTCAccggttattaaaaaaaagattccaaAAAGTTCAGTTACTAGCCCGCCACCATCTATTTCGTGTCTCAACTTTACATATCTAGCGACccttaaaaataagaaagagaacaGAAAACAATGGAATCACTAACAATTGTAAATCCAAGTGCTCTAAACCGGTCAATAACTGACTCAAACAGTCTTCAATCACCTGAACTCTATAACTCATgaagatcatcatcttcatcgtcgtcTTTACTCTCTTCACCGGTTTTCTCGTAAGCCGACTTGATAACCGGATTACAAACCGACTCCACCTCCTTCATTTTCTCATCGTAATCTTCCTTCTCTGCATTCACATTCTCATCTAACCACTCCAAAGTTTCCTTCAAAACCTCTTCCATTTTCTCTTTATCTTCATCACTTATCTTCTCTGCAAGCTTCTCTTTATCTTCCACTGTACTCTTCATGTTGTACACATACGTTTCAAGCTTGTTCCTCGCATCAATCTTCTCCCTCACAATCCTATCTTCCTCAGCAAACTCCTCTGCTTCTCTAACCATtttctcaatctcttcttctgtcAAACGACCTTTATCGTTCGTTATTGTAATCGATTGTGACGCCTTTGCAACCTTGTCTTCGGCCTTCACCTGTAGAATTCCATTTGCGTCCACTTCGAAAGTCACCTCAATCTGTGGCACTCCCCTGAAAAAATGTGTGTTCCTTGCGTCTTAAGTAAACCAATAAACAAACTATAACCTAAATGGTTTAGTAGCCAAGCTTGAATCAGAGTTTACCTGGGTGCAGGAATAATGCCAGTGAGATCGAATTTTCCGAGCTCGCGGTTATCTTTAGTCATGCTTCTCTCGCCTTCGTAGACTCTGATGGTCACAGTAGTTTGCTGATCTTCATAAGTCGTGAACACTTTAGACTTTCTCGTTGGGATCGCCGTGTTCCTTGGAATGATGTTTGTCATCACGCCTCCCACAGTTTCAATACCGAGGCTCAAAGGTGAAACATCAAGCAGCAAGATATCTGTTTTCAGTAAAGTTAGGTATTTTGCAACTCAAAAAACAATGTCTAACAAGAACACACGGTTGATGGTCATAAAGAGAGTTACAAAAGTCACTTACTTTGTGTTTCTTCTCCACCTTCACCACTTAACACTCCACCTTGGACCGCAGCGCCATAGGCCACAGCCTCATCAGGGTTAGTCCCTTTGTTAGGTTCCTTGCCGTCAAAGAAATCCTTTAACAACTGCTGGATTTTTGGGATTCGAGTGCTTCCTCCAACAAGAACAATCTCGTCGATTTGGGATTTCTTCAACTTCGCATCTTCAAGAGCCTTCTTCACTGGCTCCAGCGTCTTCTTGAATAAATCCATGTTGAGTTCCTCGAATCTCGCTTTTGTTAAAGGCTCAGAGAAATCAACTCCATCAAAGAGTGACTCGATTTCAACACGGACTTGGTGCTGGTTGCTCAAAGCTCGTTTCGCAAGCTCACATTCACGCCTAAGTTTACCAAGGGCTTTGTGATCCTTGCTTATGTCTTTGTTATACTTCTTCTTGACCAGTTTGATGAAGTAGTCCATCACTCTGTGGTCAAAATCTTCTCCACCAAGGTGAGTGTCTCCACTTGTGGATAAGACTTCAAAGACTCCATTGTCTATGGTAAGGATACTAACATCAAATGTTCCACCTCCAAGATCATATACGAGAATGTTTGACTCCCCATCTTTCTTGTCTAAACCATAAGCTATGGCTGCACCTGTTGGCTCATTGATTATACGAACCACGTTAAGCCCCGCAATCGCTCCCGCATCCTTTGTGGCTTGCCTCTGCGCATCATTAAAATACGCTGCAAAATAACCAAGAAGCTCAGAAGCCATATAATCATATCTACATAGTTAAAAGAAGTGTATATATGACTCATACCTGGAACCGTGATGACAGCATCTTTGATCTTCTTTCCCAAGAAAGCTTCAGCTGTCTCCTTCATCTTAGTTAGGATCATAGCACTAATCTCCTCAGGGCTAAACACTTTATCTTCACCTTTAACCTTTACCTGAATATAAGGCTTTCCATCTTTGTTCACAACCTTGTATGGCAAGAATTTGATATCCCTTTGAACATCAGGATCATCAAATCTGTAacacaacaccaaaaaaaaaaacataagcaaaagctcaaaattatatatagactAGACGTATACACTAAGAAACTAAACCCTTACTTTCTTCCCATCAGACGTTTGGGGTCGAAGACGGTCCGCTCAGGGTTCTTGGCCGCTTGATTCTTAGCAGCTTCTCCGATGAGACGTTCGGTATCAGTAAACGCAACCCAAGATGGTGTAATTCTGTTTCCCTGATCGTTTGCTATGATTTCCACGTGTTTGTTATGATACACACCAACACATGAATACGTAGTCCCGAGATCGATCCCTATCACCGTTCCGATTTTCTGCTCTTCGGCTTCTATTGCCACAATTGACATCAAAGCTGCTACAATATTCACAAAAACAATTCAAGCACTTtatagcataaaaaaaaattagaaacacaaATTCCGAAAGATGTGAGATTTTTTACCTGTCAGAAAAACCAAATACACGAGAGCTTTGTTCGTCATATTCGTTCTGTTGTTCTTCATAAGATTCATCTTTCGTTGTTGACAACTCTTCTTCGATTAGGGTTTGCTTGCGTACAAAAGAATATGAAAGCTCataatctatttatatatacgCGGCACGACGATTCGTATTTATCCTAGTAGAGTATCCCAGCCAATCAGTGCTTGACACGTAAGCTTAATTACATAATTTGTGTTGGCGCGCTCCTTACATTTTTCACACGTTAAGTACCCAATACCAGAGGGACACGTCACATCAAATCATCATCCCAGAACCTCTGGAAAGTTCCATgacttcttcattttttttagtagttatccgaaagttttttatttatttgtataaatttattttagctTATAGAATTCAGTAAAATCTGAAGAATCCTATGTGGTAAAAACTCACAGGAAAAAAGTTCattacagtaaaaatatttttcttttgttattaatGAATTTAGTGTAATGCCAAAACTAATGCATATGCATTCGATGAGGTGTAATTTTGGAAGAACATGGCTATTGATTGCTTAACCACCCCATACATAATTAATATACTgagatatattaatttttcttaactaCTCTTAGTCTTAGTGTTTGTATTTTAATTGGAATCAAAGTACAATAAGAAAATGATAACAATAAAACAGCAAACCAACCCTAATGGCGgccctagtttttttttggcttctaaTTCActttcaaaactaaattattgACCATATTACATGTTggctttttcttaaaaaaattaaaataaataaaattgttttaaaatacgAATAAATACTATGTATGGCATAGTACTGTACTTGTCTGTTTATTTTCgtaaattacataaaaataaatatacattacGGATTCTAGAAAAGCGAGCCAAAAAGCAGAACTCCGAATATGAACCCATGTAAACCCACCTCATCCATGGTCtagccaagaaaaacaaaactctaatTTAATACGTTCGCACGATATACACATTTACTATAATAAATTTGATTTCTGTTGGATATATGGAATAATCAATATAATGGAACTCTAATCCGTCTACAAAGTACGCGATAAATACCAATATATATGTGGTTTTCTTTTACTccatgtgtatatatgtatgaataTGATTGAGACAGAAACTATAATATACTATTGCTTATACATCATAAGTTATGATAAACTCGAAATTGTCAAAGGTTATTATGGTCATTAAAATCCGTTGGTTATGACTTGAGTTTGCACtaatacaaatacaaaacagCGTGGATAATGTAAGTGTAGCAAATGCTATAAGGAAGATGGAGGAAGAAATGGAGTCTTGGTCAGAaggagagaaaaacaaaatttcccgATGCAAAGCCACTGGTTCAGGCAATCCTGATG encodes the following:
- the LOC104755095 gene encoding protein SRC2 homolog, which codes for MECRSLDLTIISAEDLKDIQLIGKQDLYAVVSINRDARTKQKTKVDKDCGTKPKWKHQMKLTVDDAAARENRLTLVFEIVADRPIAGDKPVGEVSVPVKELLDQQNKGDEEKTVTYAVRLPNGKTKGSLKLSFKFGEKYTFGSSSAPPHAPVPSGLDHKTMDQPVTAYPPGSGAPVAYPPPPAGSSSGGYPPPGHDDKHGGVYGYPQQAGYPPAAGPGGYPPPGAYPQQGGYPGYPPPQQGGYPGYPPQGPYGYPQQQGYPPQGPYGYPQQQAYGKPQKPKKSGAGMGLGLGLGAGLLGGLLVGEAVSDIADMGDMGDMGGDFDF
- the LOC104755094 gene encoding lysine-specific demethylase JMJ25-like isoform X2: MSANEQIRSNGNGNGEGILGIPDDLRCKRSDGKQWRCTAKSMPDKTVCEKHYIQAKKRAANSAIRANQKKAKRRSSLGETDTYSEGKIDDFELPLTSIDHYNNNGHASASKDHGGRLHKRHKTTLMHHYSPETPMMRSFSPRVAVDLNNELLARDDAMFEESYRSYRVPPSVAIMDPSRNRSHQSMSPMEYSAASTDASTESMGEICHQCQRKDRDRIVSCLKCNQRAFCETCISTRYSEISLEEVAKVCPACRGLCDCKPCLRSDNTIKVQIREIPVLEKLQYLYRLLSAVLPVIKQIHLEQCAEVELEKRLRGAEIDLVRARLKADEQMCCNVCRIPVVDYYRHCSNCSYDLCLRCCQDLREESSVEISGTNQIIGEITRVPKLKLNFSDKFPEWEANGDGSIPCPPKEYGGCGSHSLNLARIFKMNWVAKLVKNAEEIVNCCKVSDLRNLELCDSRFRKFAEREESDDNYVYSPSLETIKSDGVANFEQQWADGRLVTVRKVLDDSSCSRWDPETIWRDIDEISEEKLREHDPFLKAINCLDGSEVDVRLGEFTKAYRDGKNQETGLPLLWKLKDWPSPSASEEFIFYQRPEFIRRFPFLEYIHPRLGLLNVAAKLPHYSLQNDAGPKIYVSCGTYREIDAGDSLTSNFHYSMHDMVYLLVHTSEGTTVERVRETNPDPGESNQKMDENESPLIPEEKLRDGELHDLSLRRVNTEKNESEMILTVNPEDKMDLDNNMDSPCTSSCAGGAQWDVFRRQDVPKLAEYLQRTLQKPDNVQTDFVSRPLYEGSFLNEQHKRQLKDEFGVEPWTFEQHRGEAIFIPAGCPFQMRNLQSNVQVALDFLCPESVGESARLAEEIRCLPNDHEAKLQFLEIGKISLYAASSAIKEVQKLVLDPKFGAELGFEDPNLTKAVSHNLDKAIKPAAANQLNLNQSRFV
- the LOC104755094 gene encoding lysine-specific demethylase JMJ25-like isoform X1, encoding MQVSFDEICDSVTTMSANEQIRSNGNGNGEGILGIPDDLRCKRSDGKQWRCTAKSMPDKTVCEKHYIQAKKRAANSAIRANQKKAKRRSSLGETDTYSEGKIDDFELPLTSIDHYNNNGHASASKDHGGRLHKRHKTTLMHHYSPETPMMRSFSPRVAVDLNNELLARDDAMFEESYRSYRVPPSVAIMDPSRNRSHQSMSPMEYSAASTDASTESMGEICHQCQRKDRDRIVSCLKCNQRAFCETCISTRYSEISLEEVAKVCPACRGLCDCKPCLRSDNTIKVQIREIPVLEKLQYLYRLLSAVLPVIKQIHLEQCAEVELEKRLRGAEIDLVRARLKADEQMCCNVCRIPVVDYYRHCSNCSYDLCLRCCQDLREESSVEISGTNQIIGEITRVPKLKLNFSDKFPEWEANGDGSIPCPPKEYGGCGSHSLNLARIFKMNWVAKLVKNAEEIVNCCKVSDLRNLELCDSRFRKFAEREESDDNYVYSPSLETIKSDGVANFEQQWADGRLVTVRKVLDDSSCSRWDPETIWRDIDEISEEKLREHDPFLKAINCLDGSEVDVRLGEFTKAYRDGKNQETGLPLLWKLKDWPSPSASEEFIFYQRPEFIRRFPFLEYIHPRLGLLNVAAKLPHYSLQNDAGPKIYVSCGTYREIDAGDSLTSNFHYSMHDMVYLLVHTSEGTTVERVRETNPDPGESNQKMDENESPLIPEEKLRDGELHDLSLRRVNTEKNESEMILTVNPEDKMDLDNNMDSPCTSSCAGGAQWDVFRRQDVPKLAEYLQRTLQKPDNVQTDFVSRPLYEGSFLNEQHKRQLKDEFGVEPWTFEQHRGEAIFIPAGCPFQMRNLQSNVQVALDFLCPESVGESARLAEEIRCLPNDHEAKLQFLEIGKISLYAASSAIKEVQKLVLDPKFGAELGFEDPNLTKAVSHNLDKAIKPAAANQLNLNQSRFV